A window of Saccharomyces eubayanus strain FM1318 chromosome XII, whole genome shotgun sequence contains these coding sequences:
- the RMP1 gene encoding Rmp1p, which translates to MYDMKAVIRALEQEYRLILLLNHRNKNQHRVASWYGSFNELKRNCGQIVELLGSTRLKTTCMRDDKWVKLHRLLQRALFRQLKRWYWDFNSIIALGQFVTLGCVLVALLANVRALYMKIWELSYDEFIRCGCSIKKKIKGKKESVMDDGEELGEAINEDIRNVVREREHVEPIQVVEPETDKKKKKKKKKKNKSAIDGIFG; encoded by the coding sequence ATGTATGATATGAAGGCAGTAATAAGAGCCTTAGAACAAGAGTACCGGTTGATATTGCTGCTGAACCACAGAAATAAGAACCAACATAGAGTGGCCAGTTGGTATGGATCATTCAACGAgctaaaaagaaattgtgGGCAGATAGTAGAGCTTCTGGGATCAACAAGATTAAAAACGACATGCATGAGAGATGACAAGTGGGTCAAGTTGCACAGACTATTACAGAGGGCGTTGTTTCGGCAGTTGAAGAGGTGGTACTGGGATTTCAATAGTATTATTGCACTGGGGCAATTTGTAACGCTAGGCTGTGTACTAGTCGCATTACTAGCAAACGTGAGAGCCTTATATATGAAAATATGGGAACTAAGCTATGATGAGTTCATAAGGTGTGGATGctctataaaaaaaaaaataaagggaaagaaagaatctGTTATGGACGACGGAGAGGAACTTGGAGAAGCTATCAATGAAGATATCCGCAACGTTGTCAGAGAAAGGGAGCATGTAGAGCCAATACAGGTTGTTGAGCCAGAGactgataaaaaaaagaagaaaaagaagaaaaagaagaacaaatcaGCCATCGACGGCATATTTGGTTGA
- the ACF2 gene encoding endo-1,3(4)-beta-glucanase codes for MWYDRKAIPPPLPSRPCGAANIEPPPIPPRRNVQPPTFSSEDPFKSRVVKPVAELLHLYKSPANVQSLHGDLFQSPILPSLGPPLSIFKSVQHAVPRPNTGNQDSGPLETNKFYTNILLEDNTQPIWTHPYSLWFSRDPELFGLAINHTLASQRVFDTTTNPPRFFFNPTNIKSFVFKAREFSSVEDIKLEFQDMKHMSMRLLLSLNDSQFIEYPLVQGMGFVTAIYHDLVFELRSAVGFRRLELVTTNERSYKYHIQLEDNRVWPLYLTSPKCSFPQDFQLSLTKNNTITSSHKIDGLVCQLSGDSVPDIDLAAGCYPVTCNLSGQTINEQLTNYRFDYSVEGPSQSGTTLMYALPHHKATFSSEMQKSEINSKLDSTVKGAMTGYLTNSFEMEVQIPNELGFEPVALYLDRKSNYSHATLSKIQEAAIQEVRSGDPQQESNIDSMYFSGKILAKYAWILYVTHYILHDETLTRELLSKLIIAVERFITNEQVLPLTYDSTWKGIISSGTSSQDFGNSNYNDHHFHYSYHVITAAIISLVDNDLNGDTNNHSWLSTNRDWVECLVRDYSGADSNDPYFPQFRSFDWFNGHSWAKGLFPSGDGKDEESTSEDVNSCYAIKLWGLATKNSKLIDIANLQLGIMKHVFQSYFLYENSNTIEPKGFIRNKVSGILFENKVDHATYFGMEPQYIHMIHAIPITSASSWVRSPTFVKEEWEQNMQPIINQVNDGWKGIIMLNMALLDPKFSYDFFSQPNFNRNFLDNGQSLTWSLAYAGAFI; via the coding sequence ATGTGGTACGATAGGAAAGCCATTCCGCCACCTCTCCCTAGTAGACCTTGTGGTGCTGCCAACATAGAGCCCCCTCCTATACCACCTCGAAGAAACGTTCAGCCTCCAACCTTTTCCTCTGAAGACCCCTTTAAGTCTCGAGTTGTTAAACCTGTGGCAGAATTGCTGCATTTGTACAAATCCCCCGCCAATGTTCAATCGCTACATGGCGATTTATTTCAGTCACCTATCCTCCCTAGTTTAGGACCTCCTCTCTCAATCTTCAAGAGTGTTCAACATGCGGTTCCCAGGCCCAATACGGGGAATCAGGATAGTGGCCCATTAGAGACAAACAAATTCTATACAAACATTTTACTCGAGGATAATACACAACCAATATGGACACATCCTTATTCCCTTTGGTTTTCGCGTGACCCAGAATTATTTGGTTTGGCCATTAATCATACTTTGGCTTCCCAAAGGGTATTTGACACAACTACTAATCCTCCAagattctttttcaatccTACAAATATAAAATCCTTTGTGTTCAAGGCAAGAGAGTTTAGTTCGGTAGAAGACATCAAGCTTGAATTTCAAGATATGAAACACATGTCCATGCGGTTACTATTGTCCCTCAACGATTCTCAGTTCATAGAATACCCGCTAGTTCAAGGGATGGGCTTCGTTACGGCTATTTATCATGATCTAGTTTTTGAATTGAGAAGTGCTGTTGGTTTTAGGCGCCTAGAGCTTGTTACTACAAATGAGAGGAGTTATAAATACCATATTCAACTCGAAGACAACCGAGTTTGGCCGCTTTACTTGACCTCGCCAAAGTGCTCTTTTCCACAAGATTTTCAGTTATCACTAACTAAAAACAATACGATAACGTCTTCCCATAAAATTGATGGTCTTGTTTGTCAATTGTCAGGGGATTCCGTCCCTGATATAGATTTGGCAGCAGGTTGTTACCCAGTGACTTGCAATTTATCAGGTCAAACTATCAATGAGCAGCTAACAAATTATAGGTTTGATTATTCTGTGGAAGGCCCATCACAGTCGGGCACTACACTAATGTATGCTTTGCCACATCACAAAGCTACATTCTCTTCAGAAATGCAAAAAAGTGAAATCAACTCTAAATTGGATTCCACGGTTAAAGGTGCGATGACTGGTTACCTCACAAACAGCTTTGAAATGGAGGTACAAATACCGAATGAATTGGGATTTGAGCCTGTAGCCCTTTATTTGGATAGAAAATCCAATTATAGCCATGCAACGCTATCTAAAATCCAAGAGGCTGCAATTCAAGAGGTCCGGTCCGGCGATCCTCAACAAGAATCGAACATTGATTCCATGTATTTTTCTGGCAAAATACTAGCAAAATACGCATGGATCCTCTATGTGACACATTATATTCTTCACGATGAAACTTTAACTAGAGAGTTACTAAGTAAACTGATTATCGCAGTAGAGAGATTTATTACGAATGAGCAAGTTTTACCCTTAACTTATGATTCTACATGGAAGGGTATAATTTCCTCAGGTACTTCTAGCCAAGATTTCGGTAATTCCAACTATAATGATCATCATTTCCATTACTCCTATCACGTTATAACTGCGgccattatttctttagTCGATAATGACTTAAATGGAGATACTAACAACCATTCTTGGTTAAGTACCAATAGAGATTGGGTCGAGTGTTTAGTTAGAGATTATTCTGGTGCCGACAGCAATGATCCATACTTTCCTCAATTCAGGTCATTTGATTGGTTCAATGGTCATTCATGGGCTAAAGGTTTATTTCCAAGTGGTGATGGTAAGGATGAAGAATCCACTTCTGAAGATGTGAACTCTTGTTATGCAATAAAATTATGGGGGTTAGCGACTAAAAACTCCAAATTGATTGATATAGCTAACCTACAACTTGGTATCATGAAACATGTTTTTCAGAGTTACTTCCTGTACGAAAATAGTAATACCATTGAGCCTAAAGGATTTATCAGAAATAAGGTTAGCGGTATtctatttgaaaataaagttGACCATGCCACATATTTTGGTATGGAGCCACAATATATTCATATGATTCATGCTATTCCTATAACATCTGCATCTTCATGGGTCAGATCGCCAACTTTtgtcaaagaagaatggGAACAAAACATGCAACCGATAATTAATCAAGTCAATGATGGTTGGAAAGGTATAATTATGTTGAATATGGCTCTTCTTGATCCTAAGTTCTCGTATGACTTTTTCAGTCAGCCAAATTTTAATAGAAATTTCTTAGACAATGGACAGAGTTTAACTTGGTCGTTGGCTTATGCAGGTGCCTTCATTTAG
- the DPH6 gene encoding diphthine--ammonia ligase, with amino-acid sequence MKFLALISGGKDSFYNIFHCLKNDHELIALGNLYPKESDKQELDSFMFQTVGHDLIDNYSECIGVPLFRRHILSNSSKNVELNYSATQDDEIEELYQLLKTVKDQLPDLEAVSVGAILSSYQRTRVENVCSRLGLVVLSYLWQRDQAELMSEMCFMSKDVNDVESATSSGNKFDARIIKVAAIGLNDKHLGMSLPIIQPLLHKLNQLYQVHICGEGGEFETMVLDAPFFKHGYLKLTDMAKSNDGDVHNARLKVEFQPRILSDDFLQTQLDKLPVPPILHDDWLELSQVLKQRQTETRQRELKTLALEKVMGTSTNKINDKLYISNLKSCTSKTVEEQSKDIFTELAEILRSNGIPRSYILSSSLLVKDMSNFGKINKIYNEFLDVTKYGPLPPSRACVGSRCLPEGCHVQLSVVIDTEVRKBSGDNVKEHKSGLHVQGRSYWAPCNIGPYSQGIWSSDDANQVCFISGQIGLIPQSMELMQQDSLHQTVLALQHFDTLCKTINTQRKLSMTCYISDESIIHNACEAWVLYCCQMSDESDLWMDKMDDDKECLIIVKISELPRGAVAEWGGITCKELVIEEEEDEVDDDEETDDISPKIQELNLDTDDLHTITVTSPGSHKQFSTGFVDEKEKLLLVLKKTSKSAQVTLYYNPDDDVPFYQHVEYYPVERIFDCRGNEHRFGIHVRS; translated from the coding sequence ATGAAGTTTCTAGCGCTCATATCAGGTGGGAAGGACTCATTCTACAATATTTTTCActgtttgaaaaacgatCATGAGTTAATTGCACTAGGAAATCTATATCCAAAGGAATCGGACAAGCAAGAGTTAGATTCTTTCATGTTCCAAACTGTGGGACACGATCTCATTGATAACTACTCCGAATGTATTGGTGTTCCATTATTCAGACGGCATATACTATCTAACAGTTCTAAAAATGTGGAACTGAATTATTCAGCCACTCAGGATGATGAAATCGAAGAGCTGTATCAACTACTGAAAACTGTCAAAGATCAACTCCCAGATTTAGAAGCTGTTAGCGTAGGCGCCATTCTGTCATCTTATCAGAGAACCAGGGTCGAAAATGTCTGTTCCAGATTAGGTCTTGTAGTGTTAAGTTATTTATGGCAAAGAGATCAAGCTGAATTGATGAGTGAAATGTGTTTCATGTCCAAAGACGTTAACGATGTTGAAAGCGCTACTAGTTCGGGAAATAAGTTCGACGCTAGGATCATCAAAGTGGCCGCAATCGGATTGAACGACAAACATCTAGGCATGTCGCTTCCTATCATTCAACCACTTTTACATAAACTAAACCAACTTTATCAAGTCCATATTTGTGGGGAAGGTGGAGAATTTGAAACGATGGTTTTAGATGcaccttttttcaaacatgGATATCTGAAGCTTACTGATATGGCGAAATCCAATGACGGTGATGTCCATAACGCAAGATTAAAAGTGGAATTTCAACCACGTATTTTAAGTGATGATTTTTTACAGACTCAACTGGATAAGTTACCTGTACCTCCGATTTTGCATGATGACTGGCTAGAACTATCCCAAGTACTAAAACAAAGACAGACGGAAACAAGACAAAGAGAGTTAAAAACCCTAGCACTAGAGAAAGTGATGGGAACGTCAACCAATAAAATCAACGACAAGCTCTACATCTCAAACCTAAAATCATGTACATCCAAAACGGTGGAAGAACAAAgtaaagatatttttacaGAACTAGCTGAGATTTTACGCTCCAATGGGATTCCCCGCTCTTAtatattatcatcatccCTACTAGTCAAAGATATGTCtaattttggaaaaatcaataagATATACAATGAGTTTTTAGACGTGACGAAATACGGTCCATTGCCTCCATCAAGAGCATGTGTAGGCTCCAGATGCTTGCCTGAAGGTTGCCATGTCCAGCTATCAGTGGTCATTGATACTGAAGTAAGAAAARACAGCGGTGATAATGTTAAGGAACACAAGAGCGGCTTGCATGTCCAAGGACGTTCATATTGGGCGCCGTGTAATATTGGACCGTATTCGCAAGGTATCTGGTCAAGCGATGATGCAAACCAAGTGTGTTTTATTAGTGGACAAATCGGACTTATACCTCAATCTATGGAGCTAATGCAACAGGATTCTCTCCATCAAACAGTTCTGGCTTTACAACATTTTGACACACTGTGTAAAACAATAAACACGCAGAGAAAATTGTCCATGACATGTTATATTTCAGATGAGTCTATCATTCACAATGCTTGCGAAGCCTGGGTGCTTTACTGCTGTCAAATGAGTGATGAATCAGACCTATGGATGGATAAAATGGACGATGACAAAGAATGTTTAATCATTGTAAAGATTTCGGAATTACCTAGAGGTGCTGTTGCCGAATGGGGTGGTATTACTTGTAAGGAATTAGttatagaagaagaagaagacgaagttgatgatgacgaggaAACGGACGACATCTCACCCAAGATTCAAGAGCTAAACTTAGATACTGATGACTTACACACCATCACAGTCACTTCGCCTGGATCTCATAAACAATTCTCTACAGGATTTGTagatgaaaaagagaagctATTGCTTGTCCTAAAAAAAACCTCAAAATCGGCTCAAGTAACTCTCTATTATAATCCAGACGATGACGTTCCTTTTTACCAACACGTAGAATATTATCCGGTAGAGAGAATTTTTGACTGTCGTGGTAATGAGCATCGCTTTGGCATACATGTTCGTTCATGA
- the PUT1 gene encoding proline dehydrogenase: MQLMLASKSSLLLTKSRLPSACYPLLKRSYVSKTPSHSNTAANLMVDTPAAGTTNGNSVLAPPNSVNFLQTLPKKELFQLGCIGVATLNSFFLNTIIKFFPYIPMPIIKLFVSSLYCGGENFKEVIECGERLQKRGISNMMLSLTIENSEGTKSLNSTPVDHIVDETIRSVHNILLPNIVRQLDSGTKSVNDIAPGYIALKPSALVDNPHEVLFNFSNPAFKTQRDQLIDNCSKITKEIFDLNQALLKKYPERKAPFLVSTIDAEKYDLQENGVYELQRILFQKFNPVSSRLVSCIGTWQLYLRDSGDHLLHELKLAQENNYKLGLKLVRGAYIHSENNRNQIIFGEKNGTDENYDRIITQVVNDLIINGEDSYYGHLVVASHNYQSQMLVTNLLKSTQDNSYAKSNIVLGQLLGMADNVTHDLITNHGAKNIIKYVPWGPPLETKDYLLRRLQENGDAVRSDNGWPLIKAIAKSIPKRLGL, from the coding sequence ATGCAACTAATGTTAGCTTCTAAAAGCTCCCTGCTACTTACCAAGTCCCGCCTGCCCTCGGCATGCTACCCTTTGTTGAAGAGGTCCTATGTGTCAAAGACCCCATCGCACTCCAACACGGCCGCTAACCTGATGGTCGACACCCCGGCTGCCGGCACCACCAACGGCAACAGCGTGTTGGCTCCCCCCAACTCGGTCAACTTTCTGCAAACGCTCCCCAAGAAGGAGTTGTTTCAGCTTGGATGCATCGGTGTTGCCACATTGAACAGCTTCTTCCTCAACACGATCATCAAGTTTTTCCCCTACATTCCTATGCCCATAATAAAGCTCTTTGTCTCCTCTCTGTACTGTGGTGGtgaaaacttcaaagaGGTCATCGAGTGTGGTGAGCGCCTACAAAAGAGGGGCATTTCCAACATGATGCTTTCGCTCACCATCGAAAACTCGGAGGGTACCAAGAGTTTGAACAGTACCCCAGTCGACCACATCGTTGACGAAACTATCAGGTCCGTCCACAACATTCTACTGCCCAACATCGTCCGCCAACTGGACTCCGGAACCAAGTCCGTTAATGACATCGCCCCCGGTTACATCGCTTTGAAGCCTTCTGCTTTGGTAGACAACCCTCACGAAGTGTTGTTCAATTTCAGCAACCCTGCATTCAAGACTCAAAGAGACCAACTGATCGATAACTGTTCCAAGATTACAAAGGAGATCTTCGACTTGAACCAGGCTTTGCTAAAGAAGTACCCTGAAAGAAAGGCCCCCTTCTTGGTCTCTACCATCGATGCTGAGAAATATGACTTGCAAGAAAACGGGGTTTACGAATTACAAAGAATCCTTTTCCAGAAATTCAACCCTGTTTCATCCAGACTAGTCTCATGCATCGGTACGTGGCAACTGTACCTAAGGGACTCCGGTGATCATCTATTGCACGAATTGAAGTTGGCCCAAGAAAACAACTATAAACTTGGGTTGAAATTGGTTCGTGGTGCTTATATTCATTCAGAAAATAACCGTAACCAAATCATTTTTGGTGAAAAGAACGGTACCGACGAAAACTACGACCGTATAATCACTCAAGTCGTCAATGACTTGATTATCAACGGCGAGGATTCTTACTATGGTCACTTGGTCGTAGCCTCTCACAACTATCAATCCCAAATGCTCGTAACCAATTTGCTAAAATCTACCCAAGATAACTCGTATGCCAAATCAAACATCGTCTTGGGTCAACTGTTAGGTATGGCCGACAACGTCACCCATGACCTGATCACTAACCATGGCGCCAAGAACATCATCAAGTATGTTCCATGGGGTCCACCTTTGGAAACCAAGGACTACCTTCTAAGAAgattacaagaaaatggaGATGCTGTGAGATCTGATAATGGCTGGCCATTAATCAAGGCAATAGCAAAGTCGATTCCCAAAAGATTAGGCCTATGA
- the SPE4 gene encoding spermine synthase, with translation MVNSSSHPCIKDGWFREISDKSFPGQAFTLAVDSILYQAQSEFQDILIFSNKVYGTVLVLDGIIQCTEFDEFAYQEMITHVAMFAHSNPKRVLIIGGGDGGVLREVAKHKGVEEITMVEIDSSVIELSRKFLPTLSNGAFDDERLDLKLCDGFKFLEDIGEAGAQKKFDVIITDSSDPDGPAEAFFQERYFQLLHNALNPDGIVIMQSSENIWLNLNYLRDLKNTAKRVFPNTEYCYTMVPTYTSGQLGLIVCSNNDSIPLIAPQRSLSGREQEQLKYYNPQIHSSAFVLPTWADKVINK, from the coding sequence ATGGTTAACAGTTCAAGTCACCCTTGCATCAAGGATGGATGGTTTAGAGAGATAAGCGACAAAAGTTTTCCAGGCCAGGCCTTCACTTTGGCTGTCGACTCGATACTTTATCAGGCTCAGAGTGAATTTCAGGACATCTTAATCTTTAGCAATAAGGTATATGGTACGGTGCTAGTTCTGGATGGCATAATTCAATGTACAGAGTTTGATGAGTTTGCCTACCAGGAGATGATTACGCATGTCGCCATGTTTGCACATTCCAATCCGAAGCGTGTACTTATTAttggtggtggtgatggAGGTGTGCTGAGAGAGGTGGCCAAGCACAAGGGCGTAGAAGAGATCACTATGGTGGAGATCGATTCTTCAGTTATTGAGCTATCTCGGAAGTTCCTGCCCACGTTGAGTAATGGCGCTTTTGACGATGAGAGGTTGGATTTGAAACTTTGCGATGGCTTCAAATTCTTAGAAGATATAGGTGAAGCTGGCgctcaaaagaaattcgACGTTATTATCACTGATAGTTCAGACCCTGACGGTCCGGCTgaagctttttttcaagaaaggTATTTCCAATTGCTACATAATGCTCTAAACCCTGATGGTATTGTCATTATGCAAAGCTCGGAAAACATTTGGTTGAATCTAAATTACCTGcgtgatttgaaaaacactGCCAAAAGAGTGTTTCCTAACACAGAATATTGTTATACCATGGTTCCAACGTATACCTCTGGTCAACTAGGTTTGATTGTTTGTAGTAATAATGACAGTATACCGTTAATTGCCCCACAAAGATCGCTTTCTGGACGGGAGCAAGAACAGTTAAAGTACTATAATCCTCAAATACATTCGAGTGCATTTGTTTTGCCTACTTGGGCCGATAAAGTTATCAACAAATAA
- the SMD3 gene encoding mRNA splicing protein SMD3, which produces MSGVPVKLLNEAQGHVVSLELTTGATYRGKLVESEDSMNVQLRDVTATEPQGAVTHMDQVFVRGSQIKFIVVPDLLKNAPLFKKNSSRPMPPIRGPKRR; this is translated from the coding sequence ATGAGTGGAGTACCGGTAAAACTACTAAATGAAGCACAGGGACATGTCGTCTCCCTCGAGCTGACAACGGGGGCCACTTACCGTGGTAAGCTAGTTGAAAGTGAAGATAGTATGAACGTCCAGCTGAGAGACGTAACAGCTACTGAACCACAGGGAGCTGTAACGCACATGGATCAGGTATTCGTACGCGGGTCTCAGATCAAATTCATAGTTGTTCCAGACCTTTTAAAGAATGCGCcgttattcaaaaagaattcaTCAAGGCCTATGCCCCCAATTAGAGGACCTAAAAGGAGGTGA
- the RRN5 gene encoding Rrn5p has product MTVESQQLRKYIALYNREVEEFHGGAAAGRPREFHPSDVHVKSTHEKASARDPSVEVSLGVEWDSEEKETFFWCLSRYSIHRVEEWRPLLPRKSAMEILGYYKLLRRASARASSRRAGDGEGAQPIAYEMSSGWVALETKLSEAAGEAAGEPPATEEGDAEAESEGALIDYDSWRRRWEAIYSHSR; this is encoded by the coding sequence ATGACAGTGGAGAGCCAGCAATTGCGGAAGTACATAGCATTGTACAACAGAGAGGTCGAGGAGTTCCACGGTGGGGCGGCCGCAGGCCGCCCACGAGAGTTCCACCCGTCGGACGTGCACGTTAAGAGCACCCACGAGAAAGCGAGCGCCAGGGACCCCAGTGTTGAGGTCAGTCTTGGCGTGGAGTGGGACAGCGAAGAAAAGGAGACGTTCTTCTGGTGTCTTTCACGTTACAGCATCCACCGCGTGGAGGAGTGGCGCCCGCTGTTGCCCAGGAAGAGCGCCATGGAGATCCTGGGCTACTACAAGCTGCTGCGCCGGGCGAGCGCGCGTGCGAGCTCGCGCAGGGCGGGTGACGGAGAAGGCGCGCAGCCCATTGCGTACGAAATGAGCAGTGGGTGGGTCGCGCTGGAGACGAAGCTCAGCGAAGCCGCCGGGGAAGCCGCAGGCGAGCCCCCCGCAACCGAGGAAGGAGACGCCGAGGCGGAGTCCGAGGGCGCTCTCATCGACTACGACAGCTGGCGGCGCAGGTGGGAAGCGATTTACTCGCACAGCCGCAT